The sequence below is a genomic window from Glycine max cultivar Williams 82 chromosome 20, Glycine_max_v4.0, whole genome shotgun sequence.
gggaacgcgactatttttttttgggttctttgatgtccaaacatgagaaatggccgccctccattgtctcagggcactgccacacccacgcaaaaaaatcccaaacatgggtacttgaacatggaaaaagggtccatttcctattttttttggattttcaggctttgttttgacgtgttagttgacggaaccggggaacgcgactatttttttgggttttttgacgtccaaacatgagaaatggccaccctccattgtctcagggcactgcCACatccacgcaaaaaaatcccaaacatgggtacttgaacatggaaaaggggtccatttcctatttttttggattttcaggctttgttttgacgtgttagttgacggaaccggggaacgcgactattttttttgggttctttgacgtccaaacatgagaaatggccaccctccattgtctcagggcactgccacacccacgcaaaaaaatcccaaacatgggtacttgaacatgaattttttttaaagtcatcATTGTAGTATCTTATATGGCGATTTCAttgtcatgtaattttttttaatatttagtttttggTACGACCTTATATATTAATGGtgtaaattatgaattatgaattataaataattttaaaaacatttaatttttatgtaattcttacaaacaaaacttATGATTCTAggttcactttttttaaaaataaatttaaaacaaccgtaaacttcgcttaaggaccacaaacaatcggaataataaactatattataaaataataaactgtgcaaaacacgtcaactatattaaacaaaaactgtaataattacaaatattcatgtcaactacaacacaaaaaataaatacaatgatcaatggtCTGTGCGGTGTCTCTGACGAGCCCTGACAGTCCCATCAACACTGGGTCCCCCTCTCGCGATCGTCAGGCAGTCCtgcataatgtcatataactctgtgcctgcaatgactatcctaaggttgagcacacgctccaacctctgtgcaatcgcctcatatccctcgtaatcatcctgtcaaagtcattaaaaacatttattatgaaatttaaaataaacaacaactcataaaacattaaacgcgcaaataatcttaccacatgtggaggggggtcaaatgccactggaacctgggGGCTGGGCGGCTGTATGTAGTCCTCAGGGTCTGCAGCTGGTGCATCCCTCTGCTGGTCACCTGCCTGGGCCGGTGTCATGAATGGGTGAGATATGCGaaaaaaccactccatgtaatccgcagatacctgcccaggT
It includes:
- the LOC106797688 gene encoding uncharacterized protein, producing MEWFFRISHPFMTPAQAGDQQRDAPAADPEDYIQPPSPQVPVAFDPPPHVDDYEGYEAIAQRLERVLNLRIVIAGTELYDIMQDCLTIARGGPSVDGTVRARQRHRTDH